A single window of Undibacterium sp. 5I1 DNA harbors:
- the yjgA gene encoding ribosome biogenesis factor YjgA codes for MPNPNRGSCGFKSNEFEQEYERPSKSQLKRESDALQKLGQELIDQPRDRVKRVPMPEDVRDAILMCQTIKDHEGRRRQLQFVGKKMRTLDEEEIALIQKTIDSWKGKSKSDTAAMHALERRRDKLLTDDKALTELLEQNPELDVQHLRNLIRNARKEQAENKPPKAYREIFQILKDIQVAQRAAQKKAAGDLADAESDDEDDFDDDVDDAKHEQHDD; via the coding sequence ATGCCAAATCCAAACCGAGGCTCCTGCGGCTTCAAGTCCAACGAATTCGAGCAAGAATACGAGCGCCCCTCCAAATCGCAACTCAAACGCGAGAGTGACGCCCTGCAAAAATTAGGGCAAGAACTGATCGACCAGCCACGAGACCGTGTTAAACGCGTCCCGATGCCGGAAGATGTGCGCGATGCGATTTTAATGTGTCAGACCATCAAAGATCACGAGGGTCGCCGTCGTCAATTGCAATTTGTCGGCAAAAAAATGCGTACTCTGGATGAAGAAGAAATTGCTCTCATCCAGAAAACCATCGATAGCTGGAAAGGTAAGTCCAAATCCGACACCGCCGCCATGCATGCGCTGGAGCGCAGACGCGATAAATTGCTGACCGATGACAAAGCATTGACTGAACTGCTAGAGCAAAATCCAGAACTCGACGTGCAACACCTGCGTAATCTAATCCGCAACGCGCGTAAAGAACAGGCAGAAAACAAGCCGCCAAAAGCATATCGTGAAATTTTTCAGATTCTGAAAGATATCCAGGTCGCTCAACGTGCTGCGCAGAAAAAAGCTGCTGGCGATTTAGCTGATGCGGAATCTGATGATGAAGATGACTTCGATGATGATGTTGATGATGCTAAACATGAGCAACATGACGACTAA
- a CDS encoding alpha/beta hydrolase: MSTLLDTVELESAPNPTVAIIWMHGLGADANDFVPIVKELNLKGCPAIRFVFPNAPVMPVTINGGHAMRAWYDILGTDIARREDEKGLRSSQVLIEQLIARENARGIPASRIILAGFSQGCAMTLQTGLRHTEKLAGLMCLSGYVPLRDLVANERHASNQHTPIYLAHGRADQVIPIARAEQSRDLLKSLGYPVEWHEYMMQHSVCQEEIGDISSWLKKVLA, from the coding sequence ATGAGCACATTACTTGACACCGTAGAACTCGAAAGCGCCCCCAATCCGACCGTCGCCATCATCTGGATGCATGGCCTTGGCGCGGACGCGAATGACTTCGTTCCGATCGTGAAAGAATTGAATCTAAAAGGCTGCCCGGCAATCCGCTTTGTGTTCCCGAATGCGCCTGTGATGCCAGTCACGATCAACGGTGGTCATGCAATGCGTGCCTGGTACGATATTTTGGGCACCGACATCGCCAGACGTGAGGATGAAAAAGGCCTGCGCAGTTCACAAGTATTGATCGAGCAATTAATCGCCCGTGAGAATGCCCGTGGCATCCCGGCTAGCCGTATTATCCTCGCGGGCTTCTCCCAAGGTTGCGCGATGACGCTGCAAACTGGATTGCGCCATACCGAAAAATTGGCTGGTCTGATGTGTCTGTCAGGTTATGTTCCCTTACGCGATCTGGTCGCCAACGAACGCCATGCATCGAATCAACATACGCCTATCTATCTGGCACATGGTCGTGCTGATCAGGTAATCCCAATTGCCAGAGCAGAACAATCGCGTGATCTTTTAAAATCCCTAGGCTACCCGGTGGAATGGCATGAGTACATGATGCAACACTCGGTCTGTCAGGAAGAAATTGGCGACATCAGTAGCTGGCTGAAAAAGGTATTAGCCTGA
- a CDS encoding MFS transporter, protein MNNKDNVYAGGGNLASTDVNQENRLLTKQDYKTLSLAALGGALEFYDFIIFVFFATVIGKLFFPPSVPEWLRQLQTFGIFAAGYLARPLGGIIMAHFGDLLGRKRMFTLSILLMSVPTLMMGLLPTYQTIGIFAPIALLILRILQGAAVGGEVPGAWVFVSEHVPAKNVGYACGTLTAGLTSGILLGSLVATAMNTIFTPVELTDWAWRLPFLLGGIFGIAAMYLRRWLHETPVFAELQKRKALAAEMPLKTVLRDHRGAVAVSMLLTWMLSAAIVVVILMTPTFLQKIYGFDGRTALMANSVATLCLTAGCVVAGLLSDKFGAKRILFLGDLFLLICTYFLFTTIKTNPEMLLPLYALTGFAVGVVGAVPFVLVNAFPAQVRFSGLSFSYNVAYAIFGGLTPIVVTLLLKDNPLAPAYYVMGVCVIGMLTAMFVRDRSAIK, encoded by the coding sequence ATGAATAATAAGGACAATGTTTATGCCGGTGGCGGCAATCTGGCCAGCACCGATGTCAATCAAGAAAATCGCCTGCTGACCAAACAAGATTACAAAACACTGTCGTTAGCTGCGCTTGGTGGCGCATTAGAGTTTTATGACTTTATTATTTTTGTGTTCTTTGCCACGGTGATTGGTAAATTATTCTTCCCGCCATCTGTGCCTGAATGGCTGCGACAATTACAGACTTTCGGGATTTTTGCGGCGGGCTATCTGGCGCGTCCCTTGGGAGGCATCATCATGGCGCACTTTGGTGATCTGCTAGGACGCAAAAGGATGTTTACTTTATCCATCTTATTGATGTCGGTACCCACGCTGATGATGGGTTTGCTGCCGACTTATCAGACTATCGGTATTTTTGCACCAATCGCCTTGTTGATACTGCGTATTTTGCAAGGTGCTGCCGTAGGTGGTGAAGTGCCTGGTGCATGGGTATTTGTCTCTGAACACGTGCCAGCTAAAAACGTGGGCTACGCTTGCGGCACGCTGACCGCAGGTCTGACTAGCGGTATCTTGTTAGGGTCATTGGTCGCAACCGCGATGAATACGATTTTTACGCCAGTAGAGTTGACTGACTGGGCTTGGCGTTTGCCGTTTTTGTTGGGTGGGATATTTGGTATCGCTGCTATGTATTTACGTCGCTGGTTGCATGAGACACCCGTGTTTGCAGAACTACAAAAACGTAAAGCCTTGGCTGCTGAGATGCCGCTCAAAACTGTATTGCGCGATCATCGCGGCGCGGTTGCTGTGTCCATGCTGCTGACCTGGATGTTGTCGGCTGCGATTGTGGTGGTGATTTTGATGACACCAACTTTTCTTCAAAAAATCTATGGTTTTGATGGACGCACGGCATTAATGGCAAACAGCGTTGCAACTTTGTGTTTGACCGCTGGCTGTGTAGTTGCCGGACTGTTGTCTGATAAATTCGGCGCTAAACGCATATTGTTTTTGGGCGATTTATTTCTACTGATCTGTACTTATTTTCTGTTCACAACAATTAAGACCAATCCAGAAATGCTATTGCCGCTGTATGCCTTAACCGGTTTTGCGGTTGGTGTCGTGGGCGCTGTTCCATTTGTGTTGGTCAATGCTTTTCCGGCGCAGGTCCGGTTCTCAGGACTGTCATTTTCCTACAATGTAGCTTATGCAATATTCGGTGGTTTGACGCCAATTGTTGTGACCTTATTGCTGAAAGATAATCCACTGGCACCCGCTTATTATGTAATGGGTGTTTGTGTGATCGGTATGCTGACGGCGATGTTTGTTCGGGATCGCAGCGCAATCAAGTAA
- the pmbA gene encoding metalloprotease PmbA yields MSKPVFTHTQDQLKQIAEDVLRFAREKGASDVAVEISEGGGLSISVRKAKIETIEQNRDKGIGVTVYIGQKRGNASTSDFSSASLQATVDAAYNIARFTAEDDCAGLPEADLLEMHPQDLKLCYPWLITAEEAIDLATRTEAAAVAVDKRITNSEGASIHAQQSHFIAANSRGFIGGYPFSRHTISVAPIAGKGARMQRDYWYSSQRNAKKLASPEVIGRYAAERALARLNARKLDTRKCPVLFEAPLAAGLLGSFVQAVSGGALYRKSSFLLDSLGTQIFPSHIEILEDPHVIGAVGSSPFDDEGVKTQRRDVVKNGVLQGYFLSCYSARKMKMKTTGNAGGSHNLSMTSALTTKTDNFKAMLKKMDTGLLVTELMGEGVNYVTGDYSRGASGFWVERGVIQYPVEEITIAGNMRDMFQHIVAIGADTLTRGTKQTGSILIESMTVAGS; encoded by the coding sequence ATGAGCAAGCCTGTTTTTACCCATACTCAAGATCAATTGAAGCAAATCGCAGAGGATGTCTTACGTTTTGCGCGTGAAAAAGGCGCATCTGATGTCGCTGTCGAAATTAGCGAAGGTGGTGGTTTATCCATCAGTGTGCGCAAAGCCAAGATAGAAACCATAGAGCAAAACCGCGATAAAGGCATAGGCGTTACCGTCTACATCGGCCAAAAGCGTGGTAATGCTAGTACATCCGATTTTTCCAGCGCCTCCTTGCAGGCAACTGTCGATGCCGCCTATAACATCGCCCGTTTTACGGCGGAAGACGATTGCGCAGGCTTGCCGGAAGCGGATTTGTTAGAAATGCATCCGCAAGATTTAAAACTTTGCTACCCATGGCTGATCACGGCAGAGGAGGCGATTGATCTTGCCACCCGTACGGAAGCGGCAGCTGTGGCAGTCGATAAACGTATTACCAATAGCGAAGGTGCCAGTATTCACGCGCAACAATCGCATTTTATCGCGGCTAATTCGCGTGGCTTTATCGGCGGTTATCCCTTCTCTCGTCACACCATTTCGGTAGCGCCGATTGCGGGCAAAGGCGCTCGTATGCAGCGCGATTATTGGTATTCATCGCAGCGTAACGCAAAAAAATTAGCCTCGCCAGAGGTTATAGGTCGTTATGCCGCTGAACGTGCGCTGGCACGTTTGAACGCACGCAAATTAGATACCCGTAAGTGTCCGGTATTGTTTGAAGCACCATTAGCGGCAGGATTGCTGGGATCGTTTGTGCAAGCGGTTTCTGGCGGTGCTTTATATCGCAAATCCAGTTTTTTGCTGGATAGTTTAGGGACGCAAATTTTTCCATCCCACATCGAAATTCTGGAAGATCCTCATGTCATTGGTGCAGTAGGCTCGTCCCCATTTGATGACGAGGGTGTCAAAACGCAGCGTCGTGATGTGGTTAAAAACGGCGTGTTGCAAGGCTATTTCCTGTCTTGTTATTCCGCCCGGAAAATGAAGATGAAGACCACCGGTAACGCAGGTGGATCGCACAATTTGTCTATGACTTCAGCGTTGACTACAAAGACAGATAACTTTAAAGCCATGCTGAAAAAAATGGATACCGGCTTACTGGTGACCGAGTTGATGGGCGAGGGCGTTAATTATGTGACCGGCGATTATTCCCGCGGCGCCTCTGGTTTTTGGGTTGAGCGTGGCGTGATTCAATATCCGGTAGAAGAAATTACGATTGCTGGCAACATGCGCGATATGTTTCAGCACATTGTGGCAATCGGCGCGGATACGCTGACACGTGGCACTAAACAAACAGGTTCAATTTTAATTGAAAGTATGACGGTAGCAGGCAGTTAG
- a CDS encoding alpha/beta hydrolase, with amino-acid sequence MADKSTQEHSQIGSQPLQVLFVHGMGRSSLSATPMLQRLRAHGLTTSSFNYFVALESFAGIRDRLVKTITAVAAKGDYILIGHSLGGVLLRSAINALPEDCRQPRQLFLLGSPITTSRVAGRVQHLLPFRVATGDCGQLLSSAERMAAIAPVKTPTITIIGTKGIKGKYSPFGDEDNDGVVSISEAYAPWAEQEILLPIMHTLMPSNRLVSEAILAHLPA; translated from the coding sequence ATGGCTGACAAATCTACTCAAGAACATTCTCAAATCGGCTCTCAGCCACTGCAAGTCTTGTTTGTACATGGGATGGGGCGCTCATCGCTGTCGGCTACACCGATGCTGCAACGTTTGCGGGCGCATGGTCTGACGACCAGTAGTTTTAATTATTTTGTGGCGCTGGAAAGCTTTGCGGGAATCCGGGACAGGCTCGTTAAAACGATCACGGCAGTTGCGGCCAAGGGCGATTATATTTTGATTGGGCATTCGCTCGGCGGTGTGTTGTTGCGCAGTGCGATCAATGCATTGCCGGAAGATTGCCGTCAGCCCCGGCAATTGTTTTTACTCGGCTCGCCCATCACGACCTCCAGAGTGGCGGGACGGGTGCAACATCTGTTGCCATTTAGAGTGGCGACAGGAGATTGCGGACAATTGTTATCAAGTGCCGAGCGCATGGCAGCGATTGCACCTGTCAAAACGCCGACGATTACGATCATCGGCACCAAAGGAATTAAGGGCAAATACAGCCCTTTCGGCGATGAAGACAATGACGGCGTGGTGTCCATATCAGAGGCGTATGCACCATGGGCAGAACAGGAAATCTTGCTACCCATCATGCATACGCTGATGCCATCAAATCGCCTCGTAAGTGAGGCGATTTTGGCGCACCTTCCAGCCTGA
- the mog gene encoding molybdopterin adenylyltransferase, with amino-acid sequence MTTKSATELENTKVENTEVKDKKADHLKIGLVSISDRASAGIYQDQGLPALQDWFGSALSSSWSMETRLIPDERAAIEQALIELVDQEQCHLVITTGGTGPSRRDVTPEATLAVATKEMPGFGEQMRQISLQFVPTAILSRQVAVIRETAEHAALILNLPGQPKSIKETLEGLKDADGKQLVSGIFAAVPYCIDLIGGPYIETHDAVCKVFRPKSAIRSKA; translated from the coding sequence ATGACGACTAAATCAGCCACTGAGTTAGAAAATACTAAAGTAGAAAATACTGAAGTAAAAGATAAAAAAGCAGACCATTTAAAAATTGGTCTGGTTTCTATTTCTGACCGCGCTTCTGCTGGCATTTATCAAGATCAGGGTTTACCCGCTTTGCAAGACTGGTTTGGTAGCGCGCTTAGCAGCTCATGGAGTATGGAAACTCGCTTAATCCCAGATGAACGTGCTGCCATTGAGCAGGCCTTGATTGAGCTGGTCGATCAGGAGCAATGCCATCTGGTCATCACTACAGGCGGAACTGGTCCCTCACGACGCGATGTCACTCCAGAAGCCACTTTGGCCGTCGCCACAAAAGAAATGCCGGGTTTTGGCGAGCAAATGCGACAGATCAGTCTGCAATTTGTGCCGACAGCAATCTTGTCGCGTCAAGTTGCGGTGATACGCGAGACGGCGGAGCATGCCGCGCTGATTCTGAATTTGCCTGGACAGCCTAAGTCGATCAAAGAAACGCTGGAAGGCTTGAAAGATGCCGACGGCAAGCAACTCGTCTCTGGTATTTTCGCCGCCGTCCCCTACTGTATAGATTTAATTGGCGGTCCGTATATCGAAACACACGATGCAGTTTGTAAAGTGTTTCGGCCAAAATCGGCTATTCGTAGCAAAGCATAG
- a CDS encoding efflux RND transporter periplasmic adaptor subunit, which yields MDLNTDNKMNKNNQKNRHQRLAIAVVLVIAVVLAGLILMGKGSRTGADEHSEEHGNEAHADVAENAKGNPANLVTSTTASSAQKASPSEFLKGPHGGKLFAKEGFGLELTIFETEVEPEFRLYAYKDGKALAPDAQAASKLSIVLERLGRAPQTFTFVPEKDYFKGSATVDEPHSFKVTIAAQYNDQSYQFAYEQVEARMSMSESQLQQNGVALATAGPAKIQSARTLAGEIRFNQDRMIQVVPRLTGIVETVSANAGDKVQKGQVLAVISSQALADQRSDMLAAQKRLGLARTNFEHEKKLWEEKISAEQDYLQARNTMHEAEITLQSTQQKLVSLGATASAGGNLTRYEIRSPIAGTVTEKNIAPGQSLKDDTPIFIVADLSTVWVEMTVPAKDINLIQSGQKAKVTATAFVAEANGNLSYIGSLVGEQSRTAIARVVLPNTTGVWRPGLQVSVDLVSDEVEVPVAVAVDGIQSLKETSTVFGRYGNDFEARPVTLGRSDGKFVEVLKGLNAGERYAAKNSFLIKADIGKSGASHDH from the coding sequence ATGGACTTAAATACCGACAATAAAATGAACAAAAATAATCAAAAAAATAGACATCAGCGCCTCGCCATTGCCGTGGTGCTGGTAATCGCCGTTGTGTTGGCTGGCCTGATTTTGATGGGTAAGGGAAGTCGTACCGGAGCGGACGAGCATAGCGAAGAACATGGTAATGAGGCACATGCTGATGTCGCTGAAAATGCTAAGGGAAATCCGGCAAATCTGGTAACAAGCACGACCGCTTCTTCTGCACAAAAAGCGTCGCCAAGTGAGTTTTTAAAAGGGCCACACGGCGGTAAATTATTTGCCAAAGAGGGCTTTGGTCTGGAGCTCACTATTTTCGAGACTGAGGTGGAGCCGGAATTCAGACTGTATGCCTATAAAGATGGCAAAGCTCTGGCACCTGATGCACAAGCAGCAAGCAAACTCAGTATCGTTTTAGAGCGCTTAGGGCGCGCGCCGCAAACCTTTACATTTGTGCCGGAGAAGGACTATTTCAAAGGGAGTGCAACCGTAGATGAGCCGCACTCCTTCAAGGTCACCATCGCAGCTCAATACAATGATCAGTCCTATCAATTTGCTTATGAGCAGGTGGAGGCGCGTATGAGTATGAGCGAATCTCAATTACAGCAAAATGGAGTCGCGCTGGCAACTGCCGGACCTGCGAAGATACAAAGTGCGCGGACCTTGGCTGGTGAAATTCGGTTCAATCAGGATCGCATGATCCAAGTCGTGCCACGTCTGACCGGTATTGTCGAAACGGTGTCGGCTAATGCTGGTGACAAAGTACAAAAAGGGCAGGTATTAGCCGTCATATCTAGTCAGGCGCTGGCAGATCAGCGCAGCGATATGCTGGCCGCACAAAAACGCCTGGGATTAGCCCGCACTAATTTTGAACATGAAAAAAAATTATGGGAAGAAAAAATCTCCGCAGAACAGGATTATTTACAAGCCCGTAATACCATGCACGAGGCAGAAATTACTCTGCAAAGTACACAGCAAAAGTTGGTGTCGCTCGGTGCCACTGCCAGTGCTGGCGGCAACCTGACAAGGTATGAAATACGTTCTCCGATTGCCGGTACCGTGACCGAAAAAAATATCGCTCCGGGACAATCACTCAAAGATGACACGCCGATTTTTATCGTCGCGGATTTAAGCACTGTTTGGGTGGAAATGACCGTGCCTGCCAAAGATATCAATCTCATCCAATCAGGACAAAAGGCCAAAGTCACAGCCACTGCATTTGTCGCGGAAGCGAACGGTAACTTGTCCTATATCGGATCGTTAGTCGGTGAGCAATCGCGCACCGCAATTGCCCGCGTCGTACTACCTAACACCACGGGAGTGTGGCGCCCGGGCTTACAAGTCAGTGTTGATCTGGTGTCCGATGAGGTAGAGGTGCCCGTCGCAGTTGCCGTTGACGGGATACAAAGCCTAAAGGAAACAAGCACCGTATTCGGCCGATATGGCAATGATTTTGAAGCGCGCCCGGTTACCTTGGGACGCAGCGATGGAAAATTCGTTGAAGTGCTCAAGGGTTTGAATGCAGGTGAGCGTTATGCGGCAAAAAATAGCTTTTTGATTAAAGCCGACATAGGCAAATCCGGCGCAAGCCACGATCATTAA
- a CDS encoding CusA/CzcA family heavy metal efflux RND transporter — MFEKIIQFSIAQRWVVLMLTLTMALLGLYNYQKLPIDAVPDITNVQVQINTSAPGYSPLEAEQRITFPIETAMAGLPRLEQTRSLSRYGLSQVTVIFKDGTDIYFARQLVNERIQEAKAKLPVEAEPGMGPISSGLGEIYMWTVEAKEGALKTDGTPYSPTDLREIQDWIVKPQLRNVPGVTEINSIGGFTKEFQVAPSPDKLRSYGLTLQDVVTALERNNTNVGAGYIEKRGEQYLIRAPGQVESIKHINNMIVGNQQAGVIRIKDIAEVGIGQELRTGAATENGQEVVLGTVFMLIGENSRTVARAVDQKLDQINLSLPKGVTAKTVYDRTTLVDKAISTVKKNLLEGALLVITILFLFLGNIRAALITALVIPLAMLFTFTGMVGNKVSANLMSLGALDFGIIIDGAVVIVENCVRRLAHAQTSLGRSLTRKERYQEVFAAAQEARRPLLFGQLIIMVVYLPIFALTGVEGKMFHPMAFTVVIALLGAMILSITFIPAAVALLIGDKVSEKENKLMIWAKQAYQPMLAFTMMNQALVLTIAGVVVVLSGLLASRMGSEFAPSLNEGDIALHALRIPGTSLSQAILMQAELEKTIKKFSEVDKVFAKIGTAEIATDPMPPSVADTFIILKPTSAWPDPKRSKADLIKAMQATVSQVPGNNYEFTQPIQMRFNELLSGVRSDVAVKVFGDDMEVMNSTADKISAVLEKIPGAADVKVEQTTGLPMLTIQIDREKAARMGLNVADVQDVIATAVGGKEAGTMFQGDRRFDIVVRLPEALRSDIEALKRLPVRLPTASSASSSILSSTSLSTSSFRSDAAMHASFVQLADVASFNFAPGPNQISRENGKRSVVVTANVRDRDIGSFINEAQQQLAAKVAIPTGYWTTWGGTFEQLESAAKRLKIVVPVALFLVLLLLFAMFNNLKDGLLVFTGVPFALTGGIVALWLRDIPLSISAGVGFIALSGVAVLNGLVMIAFIRSLREEGMRLDAAIQLGALTRLRPVLMTALVASLGFIPMAIATGTGAEVQRPLATVVIGGILSSTLLTLLVLPLLYRMMHRREAEEDSVAVATNSVGN, encoded by the coding sequence ATGTTTGAAAAAATCATACAGTTTTCCATCGCCCAACGTTGGGTGGTTCTGATGCTGACATTAACGATGGCGCTATTGGGACTCTATAACTACCAAAAACTGCCCATCGATGCGGTACCCGACATTACCAATGTACAGGTGCAAATCAATACTTCTGCACCCGGATATTCACCATTAGAGGCAGAGCAGCGAATTACGTTTCCGATTGAAACTGCGATGGCGGGTTTGCCACGTCTGGAACAGACCAGATCCTTGTCGCGTTACGGCTTGTCGCAAGTGACGGTGATTTTCAAGGATGGTACCGATATTTATTTTGCGCGCCAGCTCGTCAATGAGCGGATACAGGAGGCAAAGGCAAAGTTGCCAGTAGAGGCAGAGCCGGGCATGGGGCCAATTTCAAGCGGCTTGGGAGAGATTTACATGTGGACGGTTGAGGCTAAAGAAGGCGCTTTAAAAACCGACGGCACACCATACAGCCCAACCGATCTGCGAGAAATTCAAGACTGGATTGTCAAACCGCAATTGCGTAATGTCCCCGGAGTGACGGAGATTAATTCGATTGGTGGTTTTACCAAAGAATTTCAGGTAGCGCCCAGCCCAGACAAGTTGCGGTCTTACGGTCTCACTTTACAAGATGTGGTTACGGCATTAGAGCGCAACAATACCAACGTCGGCGCGGGTTATATTGAAAAGCGGGGCGAACAATATCTGATCCGTGCACCAGGTCAGGTAGAGTCCATCAAACATATCAACAATATGATAGTCGGCAATCAGCAAGCTGGTGTGATCCGTATCAAAGATATTGCCGAAGTCGGTATCGGACAAGAGCTGCGCACTGGTGCCGCGACCGAAAACGGCCAAGAGGTTGTGCTAGGAACGGTATTCATGCTGATCGGTGAAAACAGTCGTACTGTGGCTCGCGCTGTAGATCAAAAATTGGATCAAATTAATCTCAGTTTACCTAAGGGGGTGACCGCTAAAACGGTGTATGACCGCACTACGCTGGTGGATAAAGCGATCAGTACCGTGAAGAAAAATTTGCTGGAAGGCGCATTATTGGTCATCACAATTTTGTTTCTGTTTTTAGGAAATATTCGCGCCGCGCTAATCACCGCATTGGTAATCCCTTTGGCGATGTTGTTCACTTTTACCGGTATGGTGGGCAATAAGGTCAGCGCCAATCTGATGAGTTTGGGCGCGCTGGATTTTGGCATCATCATTGACGGCGCAGTCGTGATCGTAGAAAACTGTGTGCGGCGTCTGGCGCATGCGCAAACCAGCTTAGGACGCTCGTTAACCCGCAAAGAGCGCTATCAGGAAGTCTTTGCAGCTGCACAAGAAGCACGCAGACCATTGCTGTTTGGTCAGCTCATCATCATGGTCGTGTATTTGCCGATTTTTGCACTCACAGGTGTTGAGGGCAAGATGTTCCATCCGATGGCATTTACTGTCGTGATTGCTTTGCTGGGGGCGATGATTTTATCGATTACTTTTATCCCAGCAGCGGTCGCTTTACTGATCGGTGACAAAGTCAGCGAAAAGGAAAATAAGCTGATGATCTGGGCTAAGCAGGCATATCAACCGATGCTGGCTTTTACGATGATGAATCAAGCGCTGGTGTTAACCATTGCCGGTGTCGTTGTCGTTTTAAGCGGGCTATTGGCGAGTCGCATGGGGAGCGAGTTTGCCCCGAGTTTGAACGAAGGCGATATCGCATTGCATGCCTTAAGAATACCCGGTACCAGCTTATCTCAGGCGATTCTGATGCAGGCCGAGTTGGAGAAGACGATTAAGAAATTCTCTGAAGTCGATAAGGTATTTGCCAAAATCGGTACGGCAGAAATCGCAACCGATCCCATGCCGCCGAGCGTGGCGGATACCTTTATTATTTTAAAGCCGACATCCGCATGGCCAGATCCCAAACGCAGTAAAGCCGATCTGATCAAAGCGATGCAAGCGACAGTGTCGCAAGTGCCGGGGAATAATTACGAGTTCACGCAGCCCATCCAGATGCGGTTTAATGAGTTGTTGTCAGGCGTACGCAGTGACGTGGCGGTCAAAGTCTTTGGCGACGATATGGAGGTAATGAACAGTACAGCCGATAAGATTTCTGCGGTGCTGGAAAAAATTCCTGGCGCCGCCGACGTGAAGGTGGAGCAAACTACGGGTTTGCCAATGCTGACCATACAGATTGATCGCGAAAAAGCGGCCAGAATGGGATTGAACGTGGCGGACGTGCAAGACGTGATTGCCACTGCCGTTGGCGGCAAAGAGGCAGGCACGATGTTTCAGGGAGACCGGCGTTTTGATATCGTAGTTCGTTTGCCAGAGGCACTCCGCAGCGATATCGAGGCACTAAAGCGTTTGCCTGTTCGACTGCCAACGGCATCCTCCGCTTCGTCATCAATTTTGTCCTCAACTTCGTTATCAACTTCGTCATTTCGTTCGGATGCTGCAATGCATGCGTCCTTTGTCCAGTTAGCCGATGTGGCCAGTTTTAATTTTGCTCCGGGACCGAATCAGATCAGCCGGGAAAATGGAAAGCGTAGCGTCGTCGTCACGGCAAATGTCAGAGACAGAGATATCGGCTCTTTCATCAATGAGGCACAACAACAATTGGCCGCAAAAGTCGCTATTCCGACCGGCTACTGGACTACCTGGGGTGGCACTTTTGAGCAGCTGGAATCAGCAGCCAAGCGATTAAAAATTGTGGTGCCTGTCGCTTTATTCTTGGTATTACTATTGCTGTTTGCGATGTTCAATAATCTGAAAGATGGTTTGCTGGTATTTACTGGTGTGCCGTTTGCGTTGACTGGCGGTATCGTTGCCCTTTGGTTGCGCGATATTCCTTTATCAATTTCTGCTGGGGTCGGATTTATCGCACTGTCTGGTGTGGCGGTACTCAACGGGTTGGTGATGATTGCTTTTATCCGAAGTCTGCGTGAGGAGGGAATGCGGCTGGATGCAGCGATTCAGCTCGGAGCTTTGACCCGCTTACGGCCCGTGCTGATGACGGCGCTAGTCGCCTCGCTGGGCTTTATTCCTATGGCAATTGCAACCGGAACGGGGGCTGAAGTGCAGCGACCGTTGGCGACAGTCGTGATCGGCGGAATCTTGTCGTCTACTTTGCTGACTTTGCTGGTGTTGCCCTTGCTGTACCGGATGATGCATCGCCGTGAGGCGGAGGAAGATTCGGTTGCTGTTGCTACCAATTCAGTCGGCAACTAA